From a single Microbacterium murale genomic region:
- a CDS encoding FHA domain-containing protein: protein MSTQCRFCGEAVRPDSMFCPSCGQLTDAVAGVAPPFPGSDSAPRRRDSTSVAAPAPVLDPVPLPAPRKPARKSESAESSTPAKQPSAVRSSETPKKATGDKSRTAAAATPTTTAAAPTAVTLPDGQRLPLESVLVLGRSPEQGAAQHKGVAVRLPDPERAMSRVHLVISPVPDGATATDPGSANGTFLERAGTQYVLVAGTPTSLLPGDRLLLGDATLIVS from the coding sequence ATGAGCACTCAATGCCGTTTCTGCGGTGAAGCAGTCAGGCCGGACAGCATGTTCTGCCCGTCCTGCGGTCAGCTCACCGACGCCGTCGCCGGCGTGGCCCCGCCGTTCCCCGGTTCGGATTCCGCACCACGGCGACGCGATTCGACCTCTGTCGCGGCGCCCGCCCCCGTGCTCGACCCCGTGCCGCTGCCCGCGCCCCGCAAGCCCGCGCGCAAGTCCGAGTCGGCCGAGTCGTCAACTCCCGCGAAGCAGCCTTCCGCCGTGAGATCCTCGGAGACTCCGAAGAAGGCGACGGGCGACAAGTCGCGAACCGCCGCTGCCGCGACGCCGACGACCACCGCCGCGGCCCCGACCGCGGTCACGCTGCCGGACGGGCAGCGTCTCCCGTTGGAAAGCGTGCTCGTTCTCGGCAGATCGCCCGAGCAGGGTGCTGCTCAGCACAAGGGCGTCGCGGTGCGCCTTCCTGACCCTGAGCGGGCGATGTCGCGGGTGCATCTCGTGATCTCGCCGGTACCCGACGGCGCCACAGCGACCGACCCTGGTTCCGCGAACGGCACGTTCCTCGAACGCGCCGGAACCCAGTACGTCCTGGTCGCGGGAACGCCGACGAGCCTTCTGCCCGGCGACCGTCTTCTGCTGGGCGATGCGACGCTGATCGTCTCCTGA
- a CDS encoding WXG100 family type VII secretion target, whose protein sequence is MAEIKVTSESLAGVASQLANGASSIESQLGNLKALVQGLIAGDWGGSASETFNDLYEQWDAAGLQLKESLNGISDQLNKASLAYEESESNIGNSFRQ, encoded by the coding sequence ATGGCCGAGATCAAGGTCACCTCAGAATCACTCGCAGGCGTCGCGAGCCAGCTCGCAAACGGCGCGTCCTCGATCGAGTCGCAGCTCGGCAACCTGAAGGCCCTCGTGCAGGGACTGATCGCCGGAGACTGGGGCGGGTCCGCATCAGAGACCTTCAACGATCTCTATGAGCAGTGGGACGCAGCAGGCCTGCAGCTGAAAGAGTCGCTCAACGGCATCAGCGACCAGCTCAACAAGGCCTCGCTGGCATACGAGGAGTCGGAGTCGAACATCGGCAACAGCTTCCGCCAGTAG
- a CDS encoding WXG100 family type VII secretion target, which yields MAHFVVSTPSLGFSAASMMNAAGMLDAQIQQAQSVVNAVAGGTWTGDAADAFVEEWNSFITSAGLTRMALLSIATRLHGAQATYETTESQIVTATRSARVSINQPGKDGELGTKDDEKLSVTLAESVGDSREDLTELVAEIKTFTDGGSADV from the coding sequence ATGGCGCATTTCGTGGTGAGCACGCCGTCGCTCGGCTTCTCCGCGGCATCCATGATGAATGCCGCGGGGATGCTTGACGCACAGATCCAGCAGGCGCAGAGCGTCGTGAATGCGGTCGCGGGCGGCACGTGGACCGGCGATGCCGCTGACGCGTTCGTCGAGGAATGGAACTCATTCATCACGAGCGCGGGCCTGACGCGGATGGCGTTGCTGAGCATCGCGACGCGCCTGCACGGCGCCCAGGCCACGTATGAGACGACCGAGAGTCAGATCGTCACCGCCACGCGGTCCGCGCGAGTGTCGATCAACCAGCCGGGCAAGGATGGCGAGCTCGGCACCAAGGACGATGAGAAGCTCAGCGTGACCCTCGCCGAGAGCGTCGGCGATTCGCGTGAGGATCTCACCGAACTCGTCGCAGAGATCAAGACCTTCACCGACGGCGGGAGCGCTGACGTATGA
- a CDS encoding WXG100-like domain-containing protein gives MVNIDPEKFRTAADNFDAISTQADTYGSSARSSLNGYDGMAGTDPGGEQFAEAYDEMAKAALQGFADTQASARDLDRGLMAAAATHAQANANAGYIVYDAAGTYVLRDKIESTTVSSPPSAFGGRPDTMVDGLDSAAVWIWDQIMNLVGTLFPDGDPDKLREAGGTWASILGDLEALKTSISTADAPLSGMESGELTSISSKVDDFSDGLGKFVSSSDGIGQIDNICRDYADTIEETHRESRQMMVQLVIEVVASIAVGGLLSVVTFGASAVVAGSGIAIRIANIGARIAGLVQKCVAAAMRLSSKLRAIVAALRAAGTNFPKLSRVVIEVVSGTTGAMAAETVDPNPNFLAAFAGGFAGGSVTAAVVAPFGNAGRRVIVQALGNGTGGVAGTATDMGVRGEEITPGALALSAGLGVVMSARLPSRTSPTAGNPDGGRIETPDANVPAGVGGDPGSTSIDGNGTRTDYDGPVGAGNEIGSGGGDGGGAPTDHGDAPLDTDINVTPDAGNGSPAGDSAASGDGTPAGESSPEPTPEPTPEPTPEPTPEPTPEPTPEPTPEPTPEPTPEPTPDSDADSTTGGSSEGAGPGSRGVPNSGGEADGGRTPREDGEAEGEAPEDAAPDADADADGDGKPDDADGDDAGDSPEDDAAVPPTSPTDGDRLSPSDWNPANSSNPHVAGLFDANGDMRTFDEWNAANGDPDAPANHNKGTYGELQAQAFMESNGWTRIDNGADGSHPVTAQGIDGIYRRTGPDGQTEVAVIEAKYNTARLGNTLDGRQMGHDWLTGANTGTNRIDAAMDGTSQSDIDAVNDALDSGDIRSGLAQVAPDGTIRVSELGVDGRASANGGDFTGSPATGEASEAPSTTQASGSSSASDVAPAPESAGDLTPERAGEGNGDPAPEDDGGATGGGGDVPPNGGDVPPNGGDAAGDPPSGGTAALSDGTSHTVQASPEQIAANTTPWDQDEFGGQPLDNFLADRGWTRRELDDALDTHVRNLTPDQVDMLTQVRDSIAVDADTWMQKVVDDTTALNYLYNDRSGYNSPDHIYGFTARAGDVVDMRTPRDVFERLALNYEGTTFSAGDRDVTVVRYQTDDFGSHEIPRNSSLFGDSGHRSQSTWDDGSWQITPGRGDNAQPIADRGPADPNVPGAVILPHENPLVGAGWTLGSDGAPELHTGTASGMREGAEMWSIRQDGSQHLTAVLKQTGVDADGNPILEWVETA, from the coding sequence ATGGTGAACATCGATCCCGAGAAGTTCCGCACTGCGGCCGACAACTTCGACGCCATCTCCACGCAGGCGGACACCTACGGATCTTCTGCGCGTTCCTCCCTGAACGGGTACGACGGCATGGCCGGTACCGACCCAGGTGGTGAGCAGTTCGCCGAGGCGTACGACGAGATGGCGAAGGCGGCCCTTCAGGGATTCGCCGACACGCAGGCATCGGCGCGTGACCTTGATCGCGGCCTCATGGCGGCGGCGGCCACGCACGCCCAGGCCAACGCGAACGCCGGGTACATCGTCTACGACGCGGCCGGAACCTACGTGCTGCGCGACAAGATCGAGAGCACGACCGTCTCCTCCCCGCCGTCCGCCTTCGGTGGCCGCCCGGACACCATGGTCGATGGCCTGGACTCGGCTGCGGTCTGGATCTGGGATCAGATCATGAACCTCGTCGGCACGCTCTTCCCTGACGGCGATCCGGACAAGCTCCGTGAGGCGGGTGGCACCTGGGCCAGCATCCTCGGGGATCTCGAGGCGCTGAAGACCTCGATCTCGACTGCTGATGCCCCGTTGAGCGGGATGGAGAGCGGCGAGCTCACGTCGATCTCCTCCAAGGTCGACGACTTCTCGGATGGCCTCGGGAAGTTCGTCAGCAGCAGCGACGGCATCGGTCAGATCGACAACATCTGTCGCGACTACGCGGACACCATCGAGGAGACGCATCGCGAGTCGCGTCAGATGATGGTGCAGCTCGTCATCGAGGTCGTGGCGAGCATCGCCGTCGGCGGCCTGCTGTCCGTGGTCACCTTCGGCGCCTCCGCTGTCGTCGCCGGCTCCGGCATCGCGATCCGCATCGCGAACATCGGTGCGAGAATCGCCGGACTCGTTCAGAAGTGCGTCGCTGCCGCGATGAGACTCTCGAGCAAGCTGCGTGCGATCGTGGCTGCGCTGCGCGCAGCCGGCACCAATTTCCCGAAGCTGAGCCGCGTCGTGATCGAGGTCGTGTCGGGAACGACGGGGGCGATGGCAGCGGAGACCGTCGACCCGAACCCCAATTTCCTCGCGGCATTCGCGGGTGGTTTCGCCGGAGGCAGCGTCACCGCTGCCGTGGTGGCACCGTTCGGCAACGCCGGCCGGCGAGTCATCGTCCAGGCCCTCGGCAACGGCACCGGCGGTGTCGCGGGCACAGCCACCGATATGGGTGTTCGAGGCGAAGAGATCACACCGGGCGCCCTCGCGCTGAGTGCGGGTCTCGGCGTCGTCATGTCGGCACGCCTGCCCAGTCGCACTTCGCCGACCGCGGGAAACCCGGACGGCGGACGCATCGAGACTCCCGACGCCAATGTCCCGGCCGGCGTCGGCGGCGACCCGGGCTCGACCAGCATCGACGGCAACGGGACGAGGACCGATTACGACGGCCCGGTCGGCGCCGGCAACGAGATCGGCTCCGGCGGCGGTGACGGCGGCGGCGCGCCGACCGATCACGGAGATGCCCCGCTGGACACCGACATCAACGTGACGCCGGATGCCGGCAACGGATCGCCTGCGGGCGACAGCGCAGCTTCTGGTGACGGCACGCCTGCGGGCGAAAGCTCGCCTGAGCCGACGCCTGAGCCGACTCCGGAGCCCACTCCTGAGCCGACTCCCGAGCCGACTCCGGAGCCGACTCCGGAGCCGACCCCTGAGCCGACTCCTGAGCCCACTCCCGAGCCGACGCCGGACAGCGACGCCGACTCGACGACCGGTGGAAGCTCCGAGGGCGCGGGCCCCGGTTCGCGTGGTGTCCCGAACAGCGGCGGCGAAGCCGACGGCGGACGTACCCCGCGCGAGGACGGCGAAGCCGAGGGCGAAGCCCCCGAGGACGCCGCCCCCGATGCCGATGCAGATGCAGACGGCGACGGCAAGCCGGACGACGCGGACGGTGACGACGCCGGCGACTCTCCGGAGGACGACGCAGCCGTCCCGCCGACGTCACCGACGGACGGCGATCGACTTTCACCGTCCGACTGGAACCCCGCGAACTCCTCGAACCCGCATGTGGCCGGGCTCTTCGACGCCAATGGCGACATGCGCACGTTCGATGAATGGAACGCAGCGAACGGCGATCCGGACGCACCGGCGAACCACAACAAGGGCACGTACGGCGAACTCCAGGCGCAGGCCTTCATGGAGAGCAACGGCTGGACGCGCATCGACAACGGTGCGGACGGGTCCCACCCGGTCACGGCGCAGGGAATCGACGGCATCTACCGCCGGACCGGACCGGACGGCCAGACCGAGGTCGCGGTCATCGAGGCGAAGTACAACACGGCACGACTCGGGAACACACTCGACGGCCGGCAGATGGGCCACGATTGGCTCACTGGAGCCAACACGGGGACGAACCGCATCGACGCCGCGATGGATGGCACGTCGCAATCCGACATCGATGCCGTCAACGACGCGCTGGATTCAGGTGACATCCGCAGCGGCCTCGCACAGGTGGCGCCGGACGGCACCATCAGGGTCAGCGAGCTTGGTGTCGACGGGCGTGCCTCCGCGAACGGCGGAGATTTCACGGGATCCCCCGCGACCGGTGAAGCATCTGAGGCGCCGTCGACGACCCAGGCGTCCGGCTCTTCCTCGGCCTCTGATGTCGCTCCTGCTCCAGAGAGCGCAGGAGACCTCACTCCCGAGCGCGCTGGTGAAGGCAACGGCGATCCAGCTCCTGAGGATGACGGCGGCGCAACCGGTGGTGGCGGCGATGTCCCGCCCAATGGCGGTGATGTCCCACCCAACGGCGGCGATGCTGCCGGCGACCCTCCTTCAGGCGGTACAGCGGCACTCAGCGACGGCACGTCGCACACCGTGCAGGCGTCGCCCGAGCAGATCGCAGCGAACACCACCCCGTGGGATCAGGACGAGTTCGGCGGGCAGCCGCTCGACAACTTCCTTGCTGACCGCGGGTGGACTCGACGAGAACTCGATGACGCACTCGACACGCACGTGCGCAATCTCACGCCCGATCAGGTCGACATGCTCACCCAGGTGCGCGATTCCATCGCTGTGGATGCGGACACCTGGATGCAGAAGGTCGTCGACGACACGACTGCGCTCAACTACCTGTACAACGACCGCTCCGGGTACAACAGCCCAGATCACATCTACGGCTTCACGGCTCGCGCCGGCGACGTTGTGGACATGCGAACACCGCGTGACGTCTTCGAACGACTTGCCCTGAATTATGAGGGGACGACCTTCTCCGCGGGCGACCGCGATGTCACCGTCGTCAGGTACCAGACCGACGATTTCGGCAGCCATGAGATTCCGCGCAACTCCAGCCTGTTCGGCGACTCCGGGCACAGATCTCAGAGCACTTGGGACGACGGTTCGTGGCAGATCACACCTGGTCGGGGTGACAATGCCCAGCCGATCGCAGATCGTGGACCGGCAGATCCGAATGTTCCGGGAGCGGTGATCCTGCCGCATGAGAATCCGCTCGTGGGCGCTGGTTGGACGCTCGGCTCGGATGGCGCACCCGAACTGCACACCGGCACGGCATCGGGAATGCGCGAGGGCGCAGAGATGTGGTCGATCCGTCAAGACGGAAGTCAGCACCTGACTGCCGTGTTGAAGCAGACCGGCGTCGATGCGGACGGCAACCCGATTCTCGAGTGGGTGGAGACGGCATGA
- a CDS encoding PoNe immunity protein domain-containing protein: protein MLRDTRADQAYFDNVVEYLTTRCESNDRRFERPVEKWADPKMIGQVAGDVMKQRWDRFSALYSQGASVEVLRAEFDAVLSDAERALRLELEFLPIEQRVVRFAFGNSKDFYREWLSLVSLALAFRVDDATFDRVVAAVEFGWGDRLIDRLIASRRPLHPVGETLSFPKIVGALNEAFDAADPSQTIEKYLKNWYTAWKGIWGWGGHESLGKNLYSGYWAFEATGVVVALGIDGTLFRSNEFYPGDLLTSGASA, encoded by the coding sequence GTGCTGCGCGACACCCGTGCCGACCAGGCGTACTTCGACAACGTGGTGGAGTATCTGACCACCCGATGCGAGAGCAACGATCGACGATTCGAGCGCCCCGTGGAGAAGTGGGCAGACCCGAAGATGATCGGGCAGGTCGCTGGCGACGTGATGAAGCAACGCTGGGATCGATTCAGCGCGCTCTATTCGCAGGGTGCGTCCGTCGAGGTGCTACGGGCCGAGTTCGACGCCGTTCTCAGCGATGCGGAAAGAGCTCTGCGTCTCGAGTTGGAGTTCCTTCCCATCGAACAGCGAGTTGTGCGCTTCGCGTTCGGCAACAGCAAGGACTTCTATCGCGAGTGGTTGTCGCTGGTGTCATTGGCGTTGGCGTTCCGTGTCGACGATGCGACTTTTGATCGTGTCGTCGCGGCTGTGGAATTCGGCTGGGGAGATCGGCTGATCGATCGACTCATCGCCAGCAGGCGTCCGTTGCACCCGGTGGGTGAGACGCTGTCGTTTCCCAAGATCGTCGGAGCGCTGAATGAGGCGTTCGACGCCGCTGATCCGTCGCAGACGATCGAGAAGTATCTCAAGAACTGGTACACCGCGTGGAAGGGCATCTGGGGATGGGGCGGACATGAGTCCCTCGGTAAGAACCTGTATTCCGGTTACTGGGCCTTCGAGGCAACCGGTGTGGTTGTCGCTCTCGGCATCGATGGCACACTCTTCCGCAGCAACGAGTTCTACCCCGGCGATCTGCTGACCAGCGGCGCATCAGCCTGA
- a CDS encoding DUF6630 family protein, translated as MSDDWTRLCALLDDDAELAASVRTAVENPAEYYAAHADDLRDRGIESAADIDPWLVIIDGLDEAGALAYLDWKDGGAQLADALAGLPRIFATGIDLDAIGDIEAELPTAVAVANGMLDEHGLTLVYLEEDSDAYPLVAVEADDAEQIVALASSLGHVARTHP; from the coding sequence ATGAGCGACGATTGGACCCGTCTGTGCGCGTTGCTCGACGATGATGCAGAGCTCGCAGCCTCGGTGCGTACGGCGGTCGAGAACCCGGCCGAATACTATGCGGCCCACGCGGACGACCTCCGCGATCGCGGCATCGAATCGGCCGCCGATATTGACCCCTGGCTGGTCATCATCGACGGCCTCGACGAAGCCGGGGCGCTCGCCTACCTCGACTGGAAGGACGGAGGTGCACAGCTCGCCGACGCTCTTGCCGGCCTGCCGCGCATCTTCGCGACCGGGATCGACCTCGACGCGATCGGCGACATCGAGGCAGAACTGCCGACCGCGGTGGCGGTCGCGAACGGCATGCTCGACGAGCACGGGCTCACGCTCGTCTACCTCGAGGAAGACTCCGATGCCTACCCGCTGGTCGCCGTCGAGGCCGATGATGCGGAGCAGATCGTCGCGCTCGCGAGTTCGCTCGGGCACGTCGCCCGCACGCACCCCTGA
- a CDS encoding dehydrogenase: MSDSTDLTTGDHLVGEPMTSPLHLPHAATECEKCFTELQHDHEWWHARPQGSRLVGLVISRDGMPTVVEQRDELTRFGVPIEGFRHPAPEILESWSDRLARFISSLHKGDVLVVANARALGRDRDEETRTITDLRQRGIMVKVLSHDSRHLADAVR; the protein is encoded by the coding sequence ATGAGCGATTCGACTGATCTGACGACAGGGGACCATCTAGTCGGCGAGCCGATGACGAGTCCGTTGCACCTGCCGCATGCGGCCACCGAGTGCGAGAAGTGCTTCACCGAGCTGCAGCACGATCACGAGTGGTGGCATGCCCGCCCGCAGGGCTCTCGCCTGGTCGGACTGGTGATCTCACGCGACGGCATGCCTACTGTGGTCGAACAACGTGATGAGCTCACTCGCTTCGGTGTTCCGATCGAGGGATTCCGCCATCCGGCTCCCGAGATCCTTGAGAGCTGGAGCGATCGCCTGGCGCGGTTCATCTCTTCATTGCACAAGGGTGATGTCCTGGTCGTCGCGAACGCGCGTGCGCTTGGTCGGGATCGCGACGAGGAGACCCGCACGATCACCGACCTGCGGCAGCGCGGCATCATGGTCAAGGTCCTGAGCCACGACTCCCGGCACCTCGCCGACGCGGTGCGCTGA
- a CDS encoding malate dehydrogenase, whose amino-acid sequence MATTITITGAGGQIGYALLFRIAAGDLLGPDEKVRLRLLEIPQGLGAAEGAALELQDGAFDLLEHVEVTDDPAIGFAGANLALLVGARPRGPGMERADLLAANAGIFGPQGKAIAEHAAADVRVTVVGNPANTNALIAAAAAEGLPTERFTALTRLDENRARAQLALALDAPVSSIRRVPIWGNHSATQFPDVSHATVDGRPVVEALAERVGDVRDWLDKTFIPRVAKRGAEIIEVRGSSSVASAANATIEHTRDWVRGTDDWTSAGVVSHGEYGVPEGLVSSFPVRAVDGEWQIVEGLELDEWARARVDASVAELVEEREAVRSLGVL is encoded by the coding sequence ATGGCGACGACGATCACGATCACAGGTGCGGGCGGACAGATCGGATACGCACTGCTGTTCCGCATCGCGGCCGGAGACCTGCTGGGTCCGGATGAGAAGGTACGACTGCGGCTGCTGGAGATCCCGCAAGGCCTCGGAGCGGCGGAGGGTGCGGCGCTGGAGTTGCAGGACGGTGCGTTCGACCTGCTCGAGCACGTCGAGGTGACGGATGACCCTGCCATCGGGTTCGCCGGGGCGAATCTCGCGCTGCTGGTCGGCGCGCGGCCGCGTGGCCCCGGCATGGAGCGCGCGGATCTGCTGGCGGCCAACGCCGGGATCTTCGGCCCGCAGGGCAAGGCGATCGCCGAGCACGCCGCGGCTGACGTGCGCGTCACCGTGGTCGGCAATCCAGCGAACACGAACGCGCTGATCGCCGCTGCCGCAGCCGAAGGTCTTCCGACCGAGCGCTTCACCGCGCTCACCAGACTCGACGAGAACCGCGCCCGTGCGCAGCTCGCGCTCGCCCTGGACGCCCCGGTGTCGAGCATCCGTCGCGTGCCGATCTGGGGCAATCACTCGGCGACCCAGTTCCCCGACGTGTCGCATGCCACCGTCGACGGCCGGCCCGTCGTCGAGGCTCTGGCTGAGCGCGTCGGTGATGTGCGGGACTGGCTCGATAAGACCTTCATCCCCCGTGTTGCGAAGCGCGGCGCCGAGATCATCGAGGTGCGCGGGTCTTCGTCGGTGGCTTCTGCGGCAAACGCGACGATCGAGCACACTCGCGACTGGGTTCGCGGGACGGATGACTGGACCAGCGCCGGCGTCGTCTCGCACGGCGAATACGGAGTGCCGGAAGGCCTCGTATCGTCCTTCCCCGTACGGGCAGTCGACGGCGAATGGCAGATCGTCGAAGGACTCGAGCTGGACGAGTGGGCTCGCGCGCGGGTGGATGCCTCTGTCGCCGAGCTCGTCGAGGAGCGAGAAGCCGTGCGGTCGCTCGGGGTCCTATAG
- the ypfJ gene encoding KPN_02809 family neutral zinc metallopeptidase → MTFNPDSDISGHRTRRPGRTAAIAGGGVGLLGIIALLAGPLLGIDLSGLVGGGTQGGSAPESGGTVLACETGEDANTQDDCRMAGAQVLLDDYWAQHVEGYTPPQLYVFEGQTSTQCGTASNSVGPFYCPPEQGVYIDPDFFQIMRQQFDASAGELAQLYIVGHEWGHHIQNITGTMTQYPNNGTGPDSNSVRTELQADCYAGAWLADAATLEDENGVEYLQTPTEAQLKDALNAAFAVGDDHIQEQSGFSNPESWTHGSSDQRQYWFASGYENGLGSCDTFAVDGSQL, encoded by the coding sequence ATGACCTTCAACCCTGACTCTGACATCTCCGGGCACCGCACGCGCCGCCCAGGACGCACAGCGGCGATCGCCGGTGGCGGCGTCGGACTCCTCGGCATCATCGCGCTGCTGGCAGGCCCCTTGCTGGGCATCGACCTGTCGGGGCTCGTCGGCGGAGGAACCCAGGGCGGCAGTGCACCGGAATCCGGCGGCACGGTGCTCGCCTGCGAGACGGGCGAGGACGCGAACACGCAGGACGACTGCCGGATGGCCGGAGCGCAGGTGCTGCTGGACGACTACTGGGCTCAGCACGTCGAGGGATACACGCCTCCTCAGCTGTACGTCTTCGAGGGGCAGACCTCCACGCAGTGCGGCACGGCATCCAACTCGGTCGGACCGTTCTACTGCCCACCGGAGCAGGGCGTGTACATCGACCCGGACTTCTTCCAGATCATGCGGCAGCAGTTCGACGCCTCCGCCGGAGAGCTGGCGCAGCTGTACATCGTCGGCCACGAGTGGGGCCACCACATTCAGAACATCACGGGGACGATGACGCAGTACCCGAACAACGGCACCGGTCCCGACAGCAACAGCGTGCGCACCGAGCTGCAGGCCGACTGCTATGCCGGTGCGTGGCTGGCCGACGCTGCCACGCTCGAGGACGAGAACGGGGTCGAGTACTTGCAGACGCCCACCGAGGCGCAGCTGAAGGATGCTCTGAACGCGGCATTCGCGGTGGGTGACGACCACATTCAGGAGCAGTCGGGCTTCAGCAACCCGGAATCGTGGACGCACGGCTCGAGCGATCAGCGGCAGTACTGGTTCGCGAGCGGGTACGAGAACGGCCTCGGCAGCTGCGACACGTTCGCCGTCGACGGCAGCCAGCTCTGA
- the pip gene encoding prolyl aminopeptidase yields MKLDALYPPIEPYDSGMLIVGDGQRIAWEVSGNPEGKPVVFLHGGPGSGVSAWQRQFFDPEKYRIVLFDQRGCGKSTPHVSDPDADLRFNTTPHLIADIELLRRNLGIAKWLVFGGSWGSALALAYAQAHPDSVSELILRGIFTLRRLELEWFCDGGAAVLFPDRWEEFIAPIPVLERSRMTEAYHRRLSDPDPAVHVPAAIAWAKWEASIITLRPDPDVVAAMTEPAAAVALARIENHFFLHRGWLSEGQLIAGVDRIRHIPAVIVQGRYDAGTPMMTAWDLHRAWPEAEFVVIDDAGHAATEPGIQQALRDAADLFADD; encoded by the coding sequence ATGAAGTTGGACGCACTGTATCCGCCGATCGAACCGTACGACAGCGGGATGCTGATCGTGGGCGACGGCCAGCGCATCGCGTGGGAGGTGAGCGGCAACCCCGAGGGCAAACCGGTCGTCTTCCTGCACGGCGGGCCCGGCAGCGGCGTCTCGGCATGGCAACGGCAGTTCTTCGATCCGGAGAAGTACCGCATCGTGCTGTTCGATCAGCGCGGTTGCGGCAAGAGCACCCCGCACGTCAGCGACCCCGACGCAGATCTGCGTTTCAACACCACGCCCCATCTGATCGCCGACATCGAGCTGCTGCGCAGGAATCTCGGCATCGCGAAATGGCTGGTCTTCGGCGGTTCGTGGGGGAGTGCACTCGCGCTCGCCTACGCGCAGGCGCATCCGGATTCCGTGAGCGAGCTGATCCTGCGCGGGATCTTCACGCTGCGACGCCTCGAGCTGGAATGGTTCTGCGACGGCGGAGCCGCGGTGCTCTTCCCCGATCGGTGGGAGGAGTTCATCGCTCCGATACCCGTGCTGGAGCGGAGCCGGATGACAGAGGCGTACCACCGGCGCCTGAGCGACCCTGATCCCGCTGTGCACGTGCCCGCAGCGATCGCGTGGGCGAAATGGGAGGCGTCGATCATCACGCTGCGACCGGACCCGGACGTGGTGGCGGCCATGACCGAGCCTGCCGCCGCCGTCGCGCTCGCACGGATCGAGAATCACTTCTTCCTGCACCGCGGTTGGTTGAGCGAGGGGCAGTTGATCGCCGGCGTCGACCGGATCCGCCACATTCCTGCAGTCATCGTGCAGGGTCGCTACGACGCGGGCACACCGATGATGACGGCGTGGGACCTGCACCGCGCATGGCCGGAAGCGGAGTTCGTGGTCATCGACGACGCCGGGCACGCGGCAACCGAACCAGGCATCCAGCAGGCGCTGCGCGACGCAGCCGACCTTTTCGCCGACGACTGA